From the Ilumatobacteraceae bacterium genome, the window GTGTGCGGTTGATCCCGACACCCGAGGCCGAGCTCTCGATCGACGCACGTGGTGGGACCCGTCACATCTCGGCGCGGCGCTACAGCTTCGACGATCCCGGTGCCGTGGTGATCGCGGTCAGCGAGGACGGACCGGTCACGGTGTACCGCGGCGGCGAGGTGATCGGCCGGTCGAGATCGACCGATGCCGACGGGGGATCGGCGCAGTCGCCCCCGGGCTGAGTCGTGCGAATCCCGACCGTCACGGTGTCTCCTGCTCTGCTAGAAGCTCTCCCGAGGACGGAGCCGACATGCGGGTACGAATCGGGATCGCGGTGGCAGCGGCGTTGGCCCCGATCGCCGCGTTCCCAACGATGCCGTCGGCCGATGCGGGGCGCTTCGGCTCCGAACCCGTCGAGGCGACAGTCGGCGCCGATGCATTCACGGCCGGATCGGTGTGTCTCACCGATCTCGAACCCGAGACGTTGAACCGGCTGTTCGACACCGAGCCCGGCGGGGTGGTCGGGGCCGACTACCAGCGGGCCCTCGCGTTGCCGGACGGGCGTGTGTTCTGGACGTTCCAGGATGCTGCGATCCGTCTGGGCCCGGACGAGATCACGATCGTCCACAACATCGCCGTGATCCAGACCGATCGGTGCTTCGACGTGCGGTACCGGGGCAGTCGGGCCGCGCCGCGGCCGATGTTCTTCGCCGATCGGACGGTGCCGTACGCACGATGGTTCTGGCCACTCGACGCGTCGGTGGGTGACGACGGACGGGTGTACGTGTACGCCGCCGAGATGGAAGAGCGCGGCGAGGCGTACCTGACCACGACCGTGGCGGTCGGTACCTGGGTCGCGATCTACGACCCGGTGCTCGACGCCGTCGTCGACGAGCTCCGCCCACCCGACTCGTCGGCCGACCTCTACGGCTGGTCGACCACGAGCGACGATCGGTGGACCTATCTGTACGCGCAGTGCTACCGCCAGTTCGGGTTCGACGAGTACGCCATGGTGGCGGCGTTCGACCGGTCGTGCTCGCCGGAGATCACCGTGGCCCGGGTCCCGGTCGGGAAGCTGTTCGAGCCCTACGAGTACTGGGACGGCGCGGCATGGGTCGGCGATCCGACCCGCGCCGTTCCGATCATCGAGACGCGTGGGCGCCGGATCAATGCCGACCAGATCGAGTGGACCGGTTCCCGCTTCGTCTCGGTCAACAAGGAGGGAGACTGGTGGGGCGACACGATCCTGCTCTCCGAGTCGGCGTCGGCGACCGGTCCGTTCCGGGTCTACGACGAGATCCGGGCACCGATCAAGTGCGGGGAGTGCAACTCGTTCTTCGCGAGCTGGGTTCCCGCTGCCGCGAGCCGGCGGACCGATGGGTCGTTCGTGATCTCCCTGGGGCACAACCGATGGGACGGGGTCGTCTCGGCGTTCTACCGGCCCACCTTCCATCGGGTCATGGCACCGACGCACGCCCCCGCTCGGTCCACGTTCGAGTTGACGCTCCCGGTCGGAACGGGCGCTGCGGCGCTCAACGTCGCGGCGGTCGGTGCGGCCGCACCGGGCTTCCTGACGGTGTACCCGTGCGACGCAGGCCGCCCGGTCGCATCGAACGTGAACCACGTCGACGAACCGGTCGTGTCCAACCTGGTGCTCACCCGGCCCGACGCGTCCGGCAGGATCTGCATCTACACGCTGGCGTCGACCGACCTCGTCGTCGACATGGCGGGCGGCTTGGGCGGCGCCGCCTTCCGTCCCCGAGATCGTCCGGAGCGGGTCGTCGACACCCGCATCGGCACCGGGGCGCCGGCCGAGCGCATCGGAGCCGGCGAGGTGCTCAGGTTCGAGCTGCCGACGTCGGCGGCGACCGCTGCGCTCGCCCTCAACGTGATCGCGATCGAACCCACGGCTCCCGGTTTCCTGACCGCCTACCGCTGCGACCGGGAACGGCCCGAGACGTCGAACGTCAACTACGTCTCGGAACCCGTGGTGTCGAACCTGGTCGTCCTGCCGACGGGCGGAGGAGCGACGGCCACGACCGAGGTGTGCATCTTCTCGCTCGCGGAGACCGACATCGTCGTCGACCTCTCCGGGTCGTTCACGACCGGCGGGTACGTACCGCTCGACGACGCGCTCCGGCTGCTCGACACCCGCGACCCGGGCCACGATCGTCTGCCCGCAACCGGCACGATCGCCGTCGACGTGGGCTCGGGTTCACGGGCCGCCGTCCTCAACGTGATCGCCGCCGAGCCATCCGAGCCCGGGTTCATCACGGTGTACGCGTGCGACGAACCGGTGCCGACGGCATCGAACATCAACTTCGTCGGCGTCCCGTTCGTGTCGAACCTGGTCGTCGCCAGGCCCTCGGTCGACGGCCGGGTGTGCATCACGAGTTCGGCGGAGACCGATGTCGTGGTCGACCTCGCAGGCGCTCTCGGATCCGGCTACGAGCCGCTGAGGGTGCCGGAACGTCTCGTCGACACCCGCATCGGAACCGGGGTTCCCGGTCAGCTCGGACGCGGGTGACGCGTCGGCTCAGTCGTCGATGTGCGTGATCGACGGCGCCGGCCGGACCGGTGTCTGGACCGAGCCGGTCGGCCAACCCAGGTAGATGATCGCCAGGATCCGGTCGTCGGGCGCGAACCCGCACAGGTCGAGCGCCCGTGGCGAATCGATGATCGGCGCGGTCGACCAGAACGAGGCGAGCCCGGCGGCGGTGGCACCGAGGAGGATGTTCTGGATCGCCGCCGACACGGCGTCGCGGTTCTCGTCGTGGAACGTCGGGTGCTCGTGGGGCTCGCACCCGACGACGAGGGTCGTGGGGGTGCGCGTGTACTTCGTCATCGTCTTGAGGCGCTTGGCCTCGTCACCGATGCTTCGTTCGCACATGTCGTCGACGAACGCCTCGCCGAGACGAGCGCGGCCGTAGCCCGTGAACGCGGCGAACTTCCACGGCCAGGTCTTCTTGTGACACGGGGCCCACGTGGCCAGTTCGCAGAGTCGGTCGACCAGTTCGACCGGGACCGCACGTTCGCGGTCAACGAGCATGTGGGTGCGGCGCGAGCGCACCAGGTCGCCGAAGTCGTCGAGGTTCATCGTCACCCGCCCCAGGATGTCAGCAGACCGCCGGGATCCACACGTCGACGGCGCCGACGAGCTGCCGTCGCCCGTTCGGATGAATGCGAGACGAAGCCCTGGCGAAGTTCGGAGGGTCGCGACGGATGCCCCCTCGAAATCGTGATAGACCGACCCCGGGTGGGCGAGTCACATCACAGAATCCTTGGAGGATCTCATGTCTATGGTTGATCGTTCTGATGTCCGCGTGCGGCGCGGCCGAAGAGGCAAGTCATTGGTTGCCGGCTTCGCCGCGCTCGCTTGCACCTCGACCGCGCTGGTGGCGAGCACCGATACTCCGGTGACCGCTGCTCCGGGCGACGAGACCGTCCAGATCCTGTCGTTCAACGACTATCACGGCCATGTCGAGTCGGGTACACCCGGCTCGATCGACGGATCGTTCGGCGGCCCGGCAGCCGGTGGCGGCGAGTATCTCTCCGCCAAACTGACCGAGCTGCGCGATGCGAGCACGGCCGACAACTCGTACACGGTGGCCGCCGGCGACCTCATCGGCGGTTCGCCGTTCTTCTCCGGGTTGTTCCATGACGAGCCGTCGGTCGAGTCGCTCAACGAGATGGGCCTCGACTTCTCCGGTGTCGGCAACCACGAGTTCGACGAGGGGGTCACCGAGCTGCTGCGCATGCAGAACGGCGGCTGCCACCCGGACGACGGCTGCTACTTCACCGACTACGACCCCGACACCGTCGGCGACCAGGAGTTCGCGGGAGCCAACTTCCAGTGGCTCGCCGCCAACGTCACCAAGACCGGAGGTGTTCTCCCGGACATCGAACCGGACATCCCCGACTACGCGATCGAGGAGACGGCCGACGGGAACTTCATCGCCTTCATCGGCATGACGCTCGAGGGCACCGATGCACTGGTGTCCGCTTCCGGCGTCGCCGGGTACACGTTCGAGGACGAAGTCACCGCCGCCGACGCTGCGGTGACGGCGATCCAGCTCGAGAATCCGGACGTCGAGGCGATCGTCCTGATGCTTCACGAGGGCGGGATCCCCAGCCCGTTCGCGATCAACGGCTGTGAGGGGATCTCCGGCCCGATCGTCACGATCGCCGAGAACCTCAACCCCGAGATCGACGCGATCGTGACCGGGCACACACACCAGCCCTACACCTGCTCGATCGACGACCCTGACGACAACCCGCGGCCGGTGACGAGTGCGTTCTCGTTCGGTCGGGTGGTCACCGAGATCAACCTCGAGATCGGTGACGATGGCGAAGTCGACCGCGAGACGTTC encodes:
- a CDS encoding nitroreductase, producing the protein MNLDDFGDLVRSRRTHMLVDRERAVPVELVDRLCELATWAPCHKKTWPWKFAAFTGYGRARLGEAFVDDMCERSIGDEAKRLKTMTKYTRTPTTLVVGCEPHEHPTFHDENRDAVSAAIQNILLGATAAGLASFWSTAPIIDSPRALDLCGFAPDDRILAIIYLGWPTGSVQTPVRPAPSITHIDD